TGTCTTGCCACTAATGGCGGCTGTGGGGCTGAGTGTATGGCTAGTGGACTACCTAAAACCCATGGCCACAGGGTTGAATTTGCAGCAGATGGGGGTTAATGTTGACCGTGACTACCGCCAAGAGTTGCTACACCAACTGCGTGTAGAGGAAGCCATGCAAGTTAACGTCCTGATACTGCCACAAACCATGTCTATTGTGGAAGTGGGTCAAATCTTGCTGAGCTACCATGCCCATAGTGCCCTCGTGACTGATAGCCATGGTAGGCTGCGTGGCATTGTGACTCTTCAAGATGTGGATCGTGCCCTCAGCCGAATTATCCAGACTACTGGTGCGCTAGCCAATTCCCCAGAAGCTCTGGTACCAGATTTGCCTGACCTGGGCACTATTTGCACAACAGATGTGATCCATACATACCGGGATGAGTCCCTAGCGACTGCCCTTGACCGCATGGCATCGCGTGGGTTGCACCAACTGCCCGTTGTAGACCGCAGCAACCCTGACCGCATCGTGGGCTTACTTGACCACGACAACATCACCCTAACCTGTAGCCTAGCGGCAACTCGCCAAGGATTGCAAACCTATCAACAGACTAGCTATCGGGGTGCGATCGTCACTCCTGTGACCAGTGCTGAACCTGTGATAGCTGTTAGCACCCAGCAATCATTACAAAACGCTAGCTAATTGCTGTTGTCTTCACCATAACCAAGTTTAAGAATAGTTTAATTTGAAATTCACCTGTGACATTGGCGCAGTTTTGAGCCAGAATACATAGGCTGTAGCGATCGTCTGTTAAACACCTGACGATTAAGCGCGTGCCAGCGTAGCCATAGCTATGTTTGCAAGCTAGGGAGTTTGGCCCCAAGTTGACCTCCTTAGAATGACGGCAATTCTGGCAATTCTATTGGCTGCCAGTCATTTAATGGCTGTTAGTTAATAGCTGTCAGTCACCAATTCATTCGCTAGCCAAGTCAGTTGCATGATATTAGGAAATTCTTAAGGTTTTCTTTCGGAAAAATCAGCCTGATTGAGCAGTACTAGTGTGAACTTTGTTGCATCTTTCACAAGGCAAGCGCTAGAACTGATAGCAGCTAGCAACGCAGTAG
Above is a genomic segment from Cyanobacteriota bacterium containing:
- a CDS encoding chloride channel protein, which translates into the protein YLGLGLLASLVSITFTQTIKLAQSCFGGQVAPLTWLGQIPRALHPIMGGAVVGITALGFPQIMGVGYETIEAILRDVEFSLPLLVILLVTKLIVTAVSSGSGLVGGIYAPALFLGSALGASYGKVLQILLPDSVSIAAPPAYAMVGMAAVLAGSVRAPLTSILLLFELTRDYRIVLPLMAAVGLSVWLVDYLKPMATGLNLQQMGVNVDRDYRQELLHQLRVEEAMQVNVLILPQTMSIVEVGQILLSYHAHSALVTDSHGRLRGIVTLQDVDRALSRIIQTTGALANSPEALVPDLPDLGTICTTDVIHTYRDESLATALDRMASRGLHQLPVVDRSNPDRIVGLLDHDNITLTCSLAATRQGLQTYQQTSYRGAIVTPVTSAEPVIAVSTQQSLQNAS